The DNA window TTTTTTCCCGACGAGGTTGCGGTATCTTCTTCCTTGCCTGCATTAGTACACGTAGCTGGTTTCAGATACGCCACCGAAGAGTCAACAAAACCTTAGTACTAAAATTATATTACGGAACTCTGATCTCCTATTTCAAAAGATTTTGCTGCCAGTGTTATACGTACAGAACATTTGCATGGCTGCTGTGGTCTTATTGCACCTGGGAACCGTTCCTGTCTGAGGCACGAACATACGGCGACTAGTTCATGAAAACAGCGTAGTTTTTTACTGTGTTCATATCCAAGTGTGAATAAATGAGAAAAACACAACTGTACCTCTGTCACTTTTCTGCGATGATACTAGCATTTTTGCCACAGGTAGGAGCCTTCAAACTATATGCAGTCGAccgcaacgaagcttgaatattttcaatgattacctgaaaatggaaaatttccactatttgtgtttccgcataagccaagagcttctactcttaaaccaaataagaaCCATACTACTAAATTTACTGGTTTGAATTTTGCatggtcagatcaagttaacTTACTTTTAatgatcacattgaaggaatccaagcaaaatgcaacaaatatataaaatatttataccaTCTTCTAaacaggaattctaggctctgcctaacgaaccaactattaatttataaacaaatatttagaccggcaatgctatatgcaatGCCAATTTGGGCTACTTGGAAGAAAACGTTTCAAAGGGCTCAgaacaaaattctgaaaatgattttgaggcGTCTCCCAAACGAATTCCACAGACTTGCAAACATAGatacgaacagtattataagcaatttttgagaaaaatcgttgcaatcaccAATTACAACCATTAGTCATCTGTATAGtgtataagttagtttatataTACAACAGTACCTTTAGGAGGGTAAACATAATCTTTTACAATAAATACGACACCCTTCAAAAGATTCTTAATGATAAAACGATCATTAAATGCCTCCTATCTCACTAGCAAACATTAACTATTataatgttttcaatttttagagCCCACCCTAAATGTACCCGAACTGTTGGAGCTGTACAAAAGGTCCTGCGCCAAACATGATACTGTGCCTTTACCGGTAGTCACCGAGCACCTGCAGGAGCTTGATCTTTCTCTACACCAACGAGTTCCGTTACTCTCACTGAAGGATCAGAATCTCAGCCATGGGTCTTGCGAAGCTCTGGAGGAAGTATTTAAGCGGGTGCAGTACCGAAGTATCAATCTGTCACACGCCGGACTTGACGACAATAGTGCAAGCGCCTTGTTCAATATGATCGAATATTACGAAGCAACCAATGAGCTGGATATTTCCGATAATCTCGCTATGACCAACAAATGTTGGGTAGATTGTATAGAAATGGTTAAAAGAAGCCAAGCGTTGAACGTCCTTATTACTCGGGGACCCGGAATATCCGAACACTACGCCTCTAATCTGGCAAAGGCGTTGAATACTTCTGCTCTACATACGCTCAAACTAGAACACTGCGAACTAGCTCAGAGGCCATTGGTGATATTGTGTAATCTGTTGAAGAGGAATACGGTTCTGAGAGAGCTATCACTAGCATATAATCAGCTGACTTGGGAGGATGCCAAAACTATTGCGAGTTTGTTGGAGTCCAATTATCACCTCCAATTGCTGGATATCTCAAACAATAACATTGGGGTGAGTGTTTATACACAATATAGtatattttaagtttttaaatattttgactcATTGTAGGACAACGGCATAGAACTAATTGTCAACGCACTGATCCAACAATCAAACTACTTTCAAACAATGCAGGATAGAAAAAAGAAAGGCGAATTAAGCATTGCCGATCTTTCCAGTAGTTTGAACAGCATAAACAGCAACAAAAACTATTTCCCGAATCCGCACAGTCGAGCTTCTCAACTTTATCAATATCAGCATACGCCGAAAGGAACGCATCGCAAAGACAGACAAAAAAAGAAACAACAGCAACTAGTAACTGTGCCCCGTTTAGCAAGCGAAGCCACACCACCGGTGCTATTGGATGCCACTCCAATGACTCCACCACCAACGCCGGCTTTACCAAATGCAAGCACCCCTTCGGATGTTGTTTTCCTCACGTCGCCCAAATTGCAATCCCCAGCAGTGATATCCCAGGAAAAGGAACCGCCTCCCCCTCCATCTCTCCAGGAGTACACCACACCAGATGACTCGTTAGAGCTGCAGAAGCAGGACGCGAATAGTACAAACGATGATAGCGGTATTAATAGTAGCGTTTCCAGCGATGTGGACCAAACGAATAGTGATAGCAGCAATGTGGCGTCAGTTGAAATCGATCAGAAGCAACTAGAAACTAGTTGCTACGAAGAAAAACATTTGGTTACGATGGCGCCATTATTGCCACCAATAGCATCCGATGAACGGATTGACATGGTTTCATCCCTGTTGGAGAGCAGTAGTCAAACAAATAACGATAATCAAATTGACTGTAGCTCAGTGATTGTAACTGGTGATAGTGTGAATGATAGTGGAGGTGGAAGACGGCAAGTTCCTGGTGATGATAGTGAACAACAACTTATCGAACTAACATTTGACGTTGAAAAAGAAGAACTGATTGATGGTCCCAAAAAGGCGAAACTTGCGAAGCAAGATATTCTTTTAAACAAGTTTGAGTCGATAATACCGGAAGACAAGCATGTGAAAATAGAAATCGAGCAAATAGATCTCAATCCACTCGATATGAAAGATGCTATAGAAGAAGATACGCCTGAGATCCGTGCTGAGGACTACGACGATGATGAAAATCTCAAAATTGTGGAGGAGAATCTCCTAGTAGATAGGAGCATCAATGAAAATAGCAATGCAAAGAATAATGATCTAGAGACCAAAGACGAAGATGGAGACAGTGGAGATAAAAATGGGACAAGCGACAACGATGACAGTGCGTCTCTTGCTTTGATCCCTCTAAAAAAAGATGAGCTCCAATTACGGCTAGAAAAGTCGAAGCAACAAGAAAAACAGGACGACGAAATTGACTCTTTGACCATAGCTCCTCTACCGGTATCATCATTACAAATTGTGGATGAAACAAACAAGATAGATCTTACTCCGACTAGTGCGTCGGATCAGTTGGCAACGAGCCCGCTTAAAATAGTTGAGGTGGAAATTGTGGATAAGCCACTGTCTCGCTCTTTGGACAGCACTGGATCAGCAGACTTCAACAGTTGCTTTTTAGGGGGTGATCAACCACCGGCCTTCCCCAACGAAAGATCATTTAGTTCGGAAAGCCTTAACAGCGAAACTTCTGTTGACTCCAACGATTCCAAAAGTAGCCTCAAAATTATTCAATCAAAATTTGCCAATCGGAATGGCACCCTCGAACGTCAACAGTCAAATTCGAACAAAGATGCACAACAAACCGAACAATCACCGGCAGCGCCTAGTGGACTGCAGGTGTTGGTTTTGTGGAACAATGAAATTACACGTAACTCGTCCCACAGTTTTGCAGAGTTGATTGAAAAAAGTTCTACACTGGAAATCCTGAACGTGGGATGCAACTTGTTGTGCAACGATTTTGTCGCAAACATCAAAGACAGCCTTAAGTGTAACAACAGTTTGACCAGTTTGGGCTTACAAGGGGCACATCTGTCCGATAACGGTGCTAAAGTGATGGCGGAGGTGATAGAGTTCGGTGGCAATTCTACGCTTCAGAGGATCGATATGAGAAACAACAACATAATGGCAACTGGGCTTGACTATCTCAACGAGGCTctaaagtcgaacaaaactgtGACACGAGTTGATCTGGACGAGATTCCTCGGAGAGCGGGGGTAAGTTGATTATATTTTTGCTAGTCCATATTGATCAGTAACATTCACACAGTTGCACTTGATTTTAGGAAAATGTTGGAAATGAAAAAGCTTATCAATCATATCATCGCTGTTGTATTCTTTTTTCACAGGACAACTCATTAGAAGTGGGTTCGGAGTACTCAAGACTGCTAAACAACATTCGTGCTCAATGTGAACGCAACAAGCACCCCACGGAACCAACTGAGCCTATCAGCACTTCAATTAAGCGAGTTCGTGCTGCGCATCTCAGTTCACGCAAAATCTCGCTAACCTGCACATCTATACGTACACCGCCAAACACAGCGGCGAGTGATAAGCACTATCAACATTTGCTGGATCCGAGTAAGAAAAACGGTGGGCGATTACGTTCTCCATTGCCAAGTCCGACTCCATCTCCCATTGCATCACCAGTGCCGAGTCCGTCACGCAATCGGTTCCAGGTGACACGTGTCGGCGAGTCTACCGGGAGTGCTAGCAGTCTCACGAGTATTAACAACAATGCATCTACCTCACCATCGCCGTCATCAACTGGTAGCTCGCCGACATTGTTTTTTGCTGCCAATTCACGTTTTCGTGTTGTAACTGTTGAAGAGCCACCATCGTCGTCTGTGGCTAACTATCGAAGTGGGAAGATATCATCTTCATCATTATCACCATCGCCGCTTGCTACTAGTGGCGTAAGTCGAGTGCCACCGAGCAGCAGCAATTCCGCACCCGCACTGTCGTCATTCGTCAGTTCGCCAAAGTCAAGTCCATCACCATTGTCGCAGTCGGTTGCTACGAATATACCATCTCCTCCGGCACTTGTTCAACATCTAAAACAACAAACACCACCACCACTTCAACAGCACACACAGCAGTACCCTCTGCCTCCAGTGTTTACAACACAAGCGGCCCCACCGACATCCAAGTCCAGGCATACACGATTACCTTCCACTAGCAGTACATTAAATGATTCGATCATTTCGACGACCTCGATCGAAAGTCCTGATCTTGAAGTGAAGCGATTCATGAGTGTAGGCACTGGGATGCATATAAGTAGTGGTACCGCACGGACGCATTCCTCCACAATGGATGATAGCTGCTGTTCGTCTATCAGCAGCAGTATCGACTCAAGCGACAATGTTCACTTCCACAACACATCGATCAGTTCAGCGGACGAAAGTTTCGATCTAGTCGTCAGTTCGCCCTCCTCGTGCTCGTTATCGGTAGGATCCGTTAGCACTGCACCCGTACTTAAAACACCCTGTGTCCAACCGTCGGACTGTACACTAGTAGAAGAACAGCAGCGAATCAATCTAACCCCTAACGAGGCTCCTAGCTTAATCAACGTTAATCTACTGAAGGTGAAAAACAACAGCCTTTCCAGTTTGGAAATGAGTTCTCAGGAATCGTTGTTCGATGTGCAGGAACTATTGTCGCTATCGTCATCGGGGGGTGGAACTTCGCTAGTTGGTGATGCAACTAGGCTGGCCCTGCCGACTAGTGGGAATTCCAACGAGAGCACTCTAACGTCTGTTCAAAGCCTAGGCAAAGACAAGCAAGGTAGGTTGGAAGATGGTGGTAGAATTAGTTTGGAACAAACGCACGGCAAAACAGTTGATTGTTGGTTTAAATTTGTGATGTTTATGTAATTGGGTTCGTCCAAGGCTAAAATAATGAGTTGTTATCCTATCAAGAATGTTCGTTACTTCGAGTTATTGTTGAAATATTGCTGCTTAGATGAACATcgtttatatatattttttaacaACGCGTAATTATCACTACAATGGAATCATTCGAACAGGAAGTGGATTTGATGATCGTTTTAACTCGCTTCAGATCTCATACAAAGTTTTTCTGTCAAAATTCGTCGCTGAATTTCTCTAGTGGTGTCATTCCCGGCAGTTAGCCTAACTACTTCTAAGTGACGCTCTATTATTAGCTAACATCATCTAAgtgaagccatattatctataaccttccACAGAATAACAATGGGTCTGGGTAAATTGGTATAAAGTCAATTGGCCTAAGGTCAtttaacggacatttggcataacggttatttggcataattttgagaattgatcgctctaaaggtcatttggcataatttattttattttaacggtcatttggcattGTGAGGGTCATTCGGCATAGCGGCCATTTGGAATAATTTTGAGAAATGATTACACGGGAGGTCATTTGCTTTTTTCTACAGAGAAACAGACATAATTTCAGGCTGCGCGAAATAATGTCATTCGGCACAATTTTGAGCCGTGCTGCTGCTGAAGATCCACAATTAATTAGTTCATTCTCCTTTGCCAATTAATAAAAAACATTTACGCCTAATGTGGCTCCGCCATATCGCTTCAACTActgtgctgtccgacatcggtgtcgctctgccggacaaactaaTTCACAGTCCCTATGTTTGagaaccgggcaaacgagtggatcgcaCTTTGCTTGTGAGGGGCCGCCGCATCCGACGGAAAGGCGGTGAACACCTTGCCTCGGTTATGCCGATAATTCAATATATGTAAATTCATTCAACAAATAATCGTTTTGAAAATTTGCGATATTCAGAAATGATAAAGTTAATTATCGTCTGGATCGAACGGTATATTTTTTGAAAGAACTGCTAATAAGGTAAGGAAGGGTAAtaagaattattttaattattgaaaCGCTGTAggaaaaaagtatcaaaaacgcTTTTATTCAATAGCGTGATGGAACACTAAGTGCGGCTATCGAAAATGTGccatttttatgtaaaaatgtctggggaATCGATTGCATGTTTTAAAATGACCGCAAAGTACGCTATCCTGCTTGTTTTGCCCTAATTCCCCTTTTTGTCagcgtttatttttattattggcTATATAACTTGGAATAAAACTGAATGCGGGCTACCATAGTTAGTTCTTATGGGAAAAAGTCCAAATACTCTACAGAAAACAGGATTGTCTGCATAAAACGTTTTAAGCCGTTTTACCGCAATTTCTCCCAATTGTTGGGCTTTTACTTCACTCAACATCTTGGAAGCAGGCCTAATGCCACTGAGCAAAAGCGAGCGAAGATAGATAGAATGACTGCACGGAATGtgaacccgttttaccccaatttttCCAAACTCAAGAGAGAAATTAAGCATGACTATATATTTCGGAAAGAGTCTACATTCAATTGATCAATAATTGTATTGCTTATGTAAAATGGTCCTGGGAATCGATTGCAGATAGTCAGAATTTACCCCGTATTCTTCATATAATTCAAGATTGAAGTAAAATCAGGTTTTACGTTTAGGGAAGAAGTCGTATACGGCTCACCCAaagtatttatttttatgtaaaaaaaatccgggaAATCATTTAAAGATAGTTATTTGGAATTTGCggatccgttttaccccaattcttttAATAACTCAAGTGTGAATAAATCTGGCCcttcatttcagaaagaggctgaatgcgactGATTCTTATATAAAAAGTCAACTTTGAAGCGGTTTGAAGTTATTCCTTACTCCACATTTAAGAAAAAGGTTGAGTACGGCATATCAAAAGTAATACTTTTAATGAAAATCCAAGAAATTAATTACAGATAGATAGAATGACCGTACGTAACGTGTGAACCCGTTTTACCCCCTCTTCTTATGTCTCGTGTTTTCCGATAAACCtaactacatttcagaaatagACTGAAcgcgagtttttttttttaaataagaaatactacttttcatcagctgCGATCAGCCGGGAAggaatttggggtaaaacggacacAAACGTTTAGTGCGGTCATTCTAATTATCTCCAATCGATTCCCCGGTTTTttctacataagaattactactttttatttattatattatttaCTTTTTATCAGCCGCATTCGGTTTCTTTCCGAGAAGCACTGCCTGGTTTAACTTCACACTTGAGATATGGAAGAGTTGGGGTAAAACGAGTATACACGTACCGTGcggtcattctaactatcttcaatcgattccccagaattttttgcataaaCCACTTTCCTTTTGATCAGCCgctttcagcctctttctgaaacgTAGAACCAGGTCTAACTTTAGGGAGagggccatttggcataaagtcatttggcataaggtcatttggcataacggttatttgatcacactgaaggtcatttagCATAACGGATATTTgacataatggacatttggcataattttgctaAGTGATCTCActgaaagtcatttggcataacaaaCGAATGTGTAGTTTACCAGGTGAATGACCCATAAGTTAAGCACTAAGCAATCATAATAATGTGTTGTCATTTATTACCTAATATTGATTAAATTTCGAGtgaattttttgcattttataaCTGATTTGGCTTTTAAATATAAACAGTTCTTTTGAGTTTCCTGTTTCAAATTTTTGTGCTTGTTCATTCTTGAAATTATAGATTCTTTACTACGACATACGTTTTAGTATAGTATAGTGTAGAGCTGCGATTCACttgacgtatgttttgttttgggTATTATTATTATGATCGCCAGTGAGTTTTGGTTTTTCATGtttcaataattaaaattatccttatttttctttatatcatgagctgttctttcgaaTTATTTACTTTACCATTTGTGGATTTCGTCATGTCTTTCAAACGATGATTTATTGAATGAACTTACATATATTCAACCGTCGGTTGTTACACTGCTCTAGCACTTGGGGCGAAGCCAGTGCAATGCAGCtttgccgcataaccgaggccgagactggacgaggtggccgccgacccgctgtcggaagcggcggcccctcgcaagcaaacctgtgatccactcgtttgtccggattactcaaacataggggctataaatTAGTTTAAGCGACAGCGATGTCGGTCAGCAGGCGacttgaagcgatgtggcgCAGCCACATTAGTCGTAAATGTTTTTATTAATTGGTAAAGAAGAATAACCTAATCAATTTTGGTACAAGTTCAATTTTAGTACTATTGATAAACCAAGTCATTTAAATATTTAGATAGTTGCCGTTATGCTCAAACATTTGATCTACACATCAGCTGCTTACAACTGCATAATATACTTTCCCTCGAACGATGAACGTTATTGTCAACATACAATCAAAATACATAATACATACATGGAAAGATATACTCAATAAACATCCTGGTAATCAATAACTTTATCATTACATATACCAGTGCCAAACAACCGTTATGCTAAATTACTGTTTTCcttaacataaaaatatttgtacGGAAAGACCAGCACTAGCACGGCttgaaattatgcagaattacgTGATTTCTCGCGCCGTTTTAAATTGTGTTTCCCTGTAgttgaaaaaatggcaaatgacCTCCAGTGTGATCACTTCTCAAAATCATGCCAAATGTCcgatatgccaaatgtccggTATGCCAAATGAtcttcagtgtgatcaattaTCAAAGTTATGCTAAATGacctttatgccaaatgtccattatgccaaatgaccttcagtttgatcaattctcaaaattatgccaaatgaccgttatgctAAATGCCTTATGCCAATTGGGAGAAATAGGGATAAAACAGGCACACATGATTCGGATGTCAGTCTAATTATATTCTAATTATAATCTGGACTTTTATACATAAGAATTACCACATTTGATCAGCATCATAAAGCCTTTTACTGAAATATAAAGCCGGCATTCATTTCAAACTTTAGTTGTGCGAAGCATTGGGGTAAAATGAGTGCATACGTTAGAATATTCTCAATATTCtaattatcttcaatcgattctgtGGACTTTTATATAAACACTAATTTTAATTAGCCGTATTAATTTTTCTTCCAAGTTATATATTCAGTCTTGAACATAAACTCGAACAAAAAggagaattggggcaaaacgggcatgatggcgtaccgtgcggtcgttgtaaatacttgcaatcaatgtttcagacctttttacataaaaaacaccttTCCTGGTAAACGTCATCCAGCCTTTTCAAAAAGTCGCGTTTTGGGTCCGTATTTTCCCCTTGTGCGCTGCATGGAAAGCTCACTACCGATCATAATTATAACCCAAACCAACATACGTCTGGTGGCGCGCAGTTCTAGTGTGCTATATCAACAAAAACCTGTAAAATCTACACTGTACTACAAAGTAAGTCATAGACCAACAATTCATAATTAAATgcctggcgtccaaaaggggctagcccacaaattttccgaaattttcatttttgcattttttttatctaGATCGATCTGGTGATCCACATGGACTATCAtgtgagaaatttgaaaataatttagattttttgctattagcaaTCAAAGTTGACCATGGAGATAAACAcagtactagctggcgtccaaaaggggctaactcCATGTTGTGTCTTATGGAAATtcgaggttttaagaaaaagtagtccATCGATTCGGCATTAGTAAATGTTATGTTGTAGCTCACATATCAGTGATCTCGATATAATATCGGATTTGGTTGTGTTGCAcattgacgtttcggcccaaacagtcGTTCCTAAAGGTGAATGCCGCTCACATACATGCTATATATGGTTATTTTCAatctaatatatatttttaaccttatggttcaTTCGCTGATAAACTGCACATGCgcctgttatgccaaatgtccttcAGTGAGATCACTTCTCCAAATTATGCCTAATGTTCATTATTCCAAATGTCTTATAACAATGTACTGTGCCACACAATATGCTAacaaacatagattttacaactATAATAGGCACAATACCCCATCTATATTTTCGATGGGAgtctgtcttcttgctcttatGTATTTTGGTTTTGGTGCATTTATGATCAATCAATTCCTTTTGGCTTCAGACTTCAGTCGGATATATGTCTCCATCATTGTCTCAATTTTATACGCAACAATATCAACGTAAAAACTAATCTGACACCATAACTCCCCGAAATTTAATGTGACTCGAGAGTGTCCATAATTCTCCGATTTGTCGCTTTGATCAATCGTGTTAATTTGTTCGGAAACCCTGATATCGATCGATTGAAAACTCGATGCGGCTTTAGAATCAATACACAAATGATGAGTTAGCTCGTAGTATTCGTGACACTTCTATATGAAATCGTGAGTATTTGGTTCGTAGTGATGCGAGTACCAGTTTAACCCGCTTACTGATTTTGTTGAGTATTGTGTTATGCGATTCCCAATACGCAttggacaattatgcgtagtgCGGTAGTCTAATTTTAATAGCAATAAATCCACGGATAGCGTAACCGAACAGCACTGTATATACTTACAATGTTTTTCACCTCGACGTCAACGTTTTCTTactacaaaattaaaatataatcAACTCTGTTACCGTGCGTTCATTTCCATTGAAGTTTAAAACCGTTTTCCAAACTATCTTATCCTCCAACACAGCGGTAACTGGGAAGCCAACGGAAAAGCCGCCTCGTGTGCGCAAAACATCGTGGATAGCGTCTATAGGTACCCATCCAAAAGCCGACAGCAGCTCAACAGCTCTCTCCGGTAGCAGTGCTGGAAGCAGTTCCAGTAGTGGATACACACCAGCCATCGAAAAGTTACTAGCCATCTTTAGTCCTAgtaatttgttttcctccagtaGATCTAGTCCGCCGAGCTCTGAGTGCGGTGCTGTACCGACAAGTGCTTCAACGGGTGCAAAAGAGAATGCACCTACCGCGAACCCACCGTCGCGCAAGGAAAGTCCCATGGGTGGCCTATTTCAGTGGTCAAAATCGCCTAAAGACGAGGAAAAAGTGCTAAAAGTGAACGTTTCGCCGGAAAATACAATCACGCCCCAGCATGTTCAATCGGCGAGCCATTCGCCACAAACGCCTCAGTTACCAACGTACTATGTGGAAAATATCTCAAGCCAACTAAAAGCggaaataaaagaaaacatctCACCGGAGAACACCGTCACGAACAAATTGTTTGCAAATCCATTGCAACCTGCTCAAATCACAACTCCAACATCAACGTCAGCTGTTCCGCCACATccgaaagtaatatttcgcctTGGGGATGATTATGACGAATCTGAAGACGACATCGATACTCTAACAAGCAAATACGGCAGAGGAGCGGGAAACGGGGGTGGTTCCGCAGAGTTCATCAAACAACCCAATCAAGCACCGTCTACATTATTAGGAACTGGCACCGGAATCAACACCACTACTAGTAACAGCGGTATCAGCAT is part of the Topomyia yanbarensis strain Yona2022 chromosome 1, ASM3024719v1, whole genome shotgun sequence genome and encodes:
- the LOC131677500 gene encoding serine-rich adhesin for platelets gives rise to the protein MSIDPSNASQTTAATASILPPTGAEEEEESTLVEISPSSSSSPTTVSSLSPSSRTSSASVGDNAEPHPEMNVGIKPTPTIVMATIANTSSSDSSEASTVALVDDLTPQQLHDKQQSLLAPVAEQVASDHPSEQQSRHQIPIQSSSSLSTPSSSEEYDESTVTSSTDGALNVSNSNSQLNNNNTAAAVSEQQVVIQACSIEGVLLPSTTVTVITSTPERVPDSKEKASQSNAPIEIVQIFPSAAAPIFSSATSSSFSSSSPSTSTSTTSSTSSSSSSPSVSPLAVDQQITAKESPSSQVQSNEMKDLVPRKAEPSNAEKSTDETVDQEVPQRQDIIQSSTITRPSSTSEQTTSESRRRRVTFPDDAHLVTGYLESINPWESEPTLNVPELLELYKRSCAKHDTVPLPVVTEHLQELDLSLHQRVPLLSLKDQNLSHGSCEALEEVFKRVQYRSINLSHAGLDDNSASALFNMIEYYEATNELDISDNLAMTNKCWVDCIEMVKRSQALNVLITRGPGISEHYASNLAKALNTSALHTLKLEHCELAQRPLVILCNLLKRNTVLRELSLAYNQLTWEDAKTIASLLESNYHLQLLDISNNNIGDNGIELIVNALIQQSNYFQTMQDRKKKGELSIADLSSSLNSINSNKNYFPNPHSRASQLYQYQHTPKGTHRKDRQKKKQQQLVTVPRLASEATPPVLLDATPMTPPPTPALPNASTPSDVVFLTSPKLQSPAVISQEKEPPPPPSLQEYTTPDDSLELQKQDANSTNDDSGINSSVSSDVDQTNSDSSNVASVEIDQKQLETSCYEEKHLVTMAPLLPPIASDERIDMVSSLLESSSQTNNDNQIDCSSVIVTGDSVNDSGGGRRQVPGDDSEQQLIELTFDVEKEELIDGPKKAKLAKQDILLNKFESIIPEDKHVKIEIEQIDLNPLDMKDAIEEDTPEIRAEDYDDDENLKIVEENLLVDRSINENSNAKNNDLETKDEDGDSGDKNGTSDNDDSASLALIPLKKDELQLRLEKSKQQEKQDDEIDSLTIAPLPVSSLQIVDETNKIDLTPTSASDQLATSPLKIVEVEIVDKPLSRSLDSTGSADFNSCFLGGDQPPAFPNERSFSSESLNSETSVDSNDSKSSLKIIQSKFANRNGTLERQQSNSNKDAQQTEQSPAAPSGLQVLVLWNNEITRNSSHSFAELIEKSSTLEILNVGCNLLCNDFVANIKDSLKCNNSLTSLGLQGAHLSDNGAKVMAEVIEFGGNSTLQRIDMRNNNIMATGLDYLNEALKSNKTVTRVDLDEIPRRAGDNSLEVGSEYSRLLNNIRAQCERNKHPTEPTEPISTSIKRVRAAHLSSRKISLTCTSIRTPPNTAASDKHYQHLLDPSKKNGGRLRSPLPSPTPSPIASPVPSPSRNRFQVTRVGESTGSASSLTSINNNASTSPSPSSTGSSPTLFFAANSRFRVVTVEEPPSSSVANYRSGKISSSSLSPSPLATSGVSRVPPSSSNSAPALSSFVSSPKSSPSPLSQSVATNIPSPPALVQHLKQQTPPPLQQHTQQYPLPPVFTTQAAPPTSKSRHTRLPSTSSTLNDSIISTTSIESPDLEVKRFMSVGTGMHISSGTARTHSSTMDDSCCSSISSSIDSSDNVHFHNTSISSADESFDLVVSSPSSCSLSVGSVSTAPVLKTPCVQPSDCTLVEEQQRINLTPNEAPSLINVNLLKVKNNSLSSLEMSSQESLFDVQELLSLSSSGGGTSLVGDATRLALPTSGNSNESTLTSVQSLGKDKQAVTGKPTEKPPRVRKTSWIASIGTHPKADSSSTALSGSSAGSSSSSGYTPAIEKLLAIFSPSNLFSSSRSSPPSSECGAVPTSASTGAKENAPTANPPSRKESPMGGLFQWSKSPKDEEKVLKVNVSPENTITPQHVQSASHSPQTPQLPTYYVENISSQLKAEIKENISPENTVTNKLFANPLQPAQITTPTSTSAVPPHPKVIFRLGDDYDESEDDIDTLTSKYGRGAGNGGGSAEFIKQPNQAPSTLLGTGTGINTTTSNSGISISSHTAAEGTPTATGILQTSHLGQLARDSLVTMFKNPSLSSQDSNRSIDSLAETTVPTQSSALFPPHDPGDKQSQ